TCAATTTTGACAAATGCTTCTAAGTCAGACGAAGTCATGTGCTGTAAAGTAATTGATTGACCTGTAAGAAAGTTTTTCATGTAATGATCCATTTGTGTTCTCCCTTGCTCAAGGGCTGCAGTTAGAATGACATCCCTTGATTGATTAGTTGAATAACCAAAACGTCTACTGCACTTTCCGCACTCATTGGCACAACTCCTTCTAATAGAATACTTTTATAGTAGCATTTTTAGAGATTGGGAGAAATAAATATTTAAATAAGAAGGATTTTAATCTTGAATTTCATCAATAGCCCATCTATCAATAGTTCAAATTTCTGATGGTGTTTGCAAATAGAGTATTTTACAATGGATTAAAAGAAAATTCCAAATTATTACGAACATAACGAAAAGAGGGGAATTTAATGCGTTTCCATACACCTTATTTTAATGGCTTGATGACCTTTTTACCTGAAGAGGAGCAAAACCAACTACAACAAGCAAAAGGAGCAACAGATTCTCAAATTCAAGCCTTATTAGGTCTATTTCCTAGTTGTCCAGAATCATTGATTAAACTACTACAGGATATTAATGGAACCTATTTTTGTAAGCATGGAGAAGCAACGATTTGTGTCCTAGTATTAGGCTCAGATCTAGGTGAATATCCATATTATTTAAAGTCTATTGAGCAAATGATAAAAGATAACCAAGTAGTGAATAGTGAAAGTATTTATGAACGTTATCAGGACTTTTTAGAGTATGTTGAAGTGGATGATAGAATTCAGATGCATATACCATTAAATAAACATTTATGCTTTGCGGATTGTATGAATAATGGTGGCACTTCTAGCTTATATATAGATTTTTATCCAAATGATGGCGGACAGGTTGGACAGGTCGTTCGATATGTTCATGATCCAGATAGCTATGAGGTTATTGCACCGTCCTTTGACGACTATTTACAACAGCTAATAGATGGAGGGTTTGAATTTACAGCAATCTATGAGGAGGAATAGGAGGGAGGGTATCTTGATGAGATTAAAATTTTATGAGACGTGTGATGATCACTTAATTGAGCGATATACGATTACACCAGAGCAGCTACGGTTTACGAAGTCTCCAAAAGAAAGTATTGAACTGGCAAAACAGGACAAAAATCGTCATGCCATATTGGTGCTTGCTGAAGATAAGCTAGTTACTTTCTTTATACTCCATGAAAAAGATGGGGTAAAGCCATATTCAACAAATAAAGCTGCCTTGTTAATTCGCTCCTTTTCTACTGATTATCATGAGCAAGGGAAAGGCTATGCAAAAGCAGCATTACAGCTCTTACCAGACTTTGTTCAGGAGCATTTTCCTCATATTAATGAGTTGGTGCTAGGCGTTAATGTCCCAAACATATCTGCACAGGCACTTTATACTAAATGTGGCTTTGTTGATGAGGGAAGGCAAGTACTAGGATTTAATGATGAGCTTATCGTAATGAGTTATGATATCGAAAGGTGAAACGAATGTCATTAGTAATGAACGCAAGGATAGAGCAATTGGATGAAATATGTGCGATAGATCAAGAAATCATAGGTGATTTTTCAAGAAGTGAACAGATTAGGATAGCTATTCAGGAAAACCGCTGTATCATCAAGCAAAATGAACATGGGATTGCAGGTTTTCTAATATTTACAAATGATTTTTTTGAACATAGCTTTATCAGCTTAGTAATAGTAAAGCCATCTGAACGGAGAAGGGGAGTTGCAGCCTCTTTGATAGAAGCTTATGTAGAAATAGCTATCACGCCGAAGATTTTTTCTTCCACTAATCAATCAAATACGGCTATGCATCAAGTATTTGAGAAGACGGGCTTTATAAAAAGTGGAATTATTGAGAATTTGGACGAGGGAGATCCGGAAATTATTTATGTAAAATTAAGTACATAAAGTATGAAAGGTCTCGAAGAAGAATTACTGCGAGACCTCCAAATTTTTATGATTATTTTTTTGCTCGAATAACTAAAAAGGAAGGGCGACGAAGTTCTTTTTCTAGAGAGGGAAGTTTCTCTACTGCTTCTAAATCAGGAAGCGGCTCTAACAGTTTTTCAATAGTGAAGCCATGTGCAATTAATGAATTGATGATCGTAGAGATACATCGATGATATTTAACTACACCATCCACAAACCAGGTTTGCTCACGTAAGCCCTCATCCTGATAATTGTCAATCGCATAATGATTTCTATTGCCGTTAGCATCATAAATCCAATTATCCACCATTGTTTTCCTAGCTGTTGCGATGGGATGTTCTATGGAAAAAATAAAGATACCATTTGAACGAAGTATGCTTGCAATTTTACTGATCACTGCATCAAAATTTTCAATGTAATGCAAGGAAAGGGAGCTTGTAATACAATCGAAGCTTTCTGGAGCTACATGATAATCCTCAATTGCATACAATCTGTAGTCGATCTTTGGGTGAGCATATTCACGTCGTGCGATAGCCAGCATATTTCTAGAGACATCAATGGCAGTAACATGTTTTGCTTGGTTTTCAATACAATAATACGCGAATTCGCCCATTCCACAGCCAATATCAAGCATCTGTAAATTCTGAAGATTCGGCAGTAAGGATTTTATCGCGGGTTGCTCGAGCAAATTATTATAATTATAAGGTGTTTGACGTAACGCTTGATAGTGATGGAAAAATTCAGGATTGTCATAAATATTTTGCTTCATGTAAAGCCTCCACTTGTTTTACATAACGTTATGTAGTATTTGCGCATATTCATTGTCTCATAGCTATGAAATTAGAAATAGACTTTTTATTCTATTTTTAGTAAGATATAGATAGAGGCATGTCAACTTTAATAATTTCAACTATCATCTATTTACATATGAATAGATGGTTTATTTTTTTTTATTTTGCGACATAAATTCGTAACAATTTGCAAAAATTAAAATATTTGATGGCATATGTTGGCACTTCTTTTTATGAATGACGTTCTTTTTATTGGGAGCAGTATTACCGTTTCCTAAAAAAGACGTTGGGGGATTTTTAAAGTGAGTACAGAAACATTATTAAACCTAAGCAGTAATTCATTGTTCATTGCCTTTATTTTATTGCTAATTGCTATTTTACCGATTGGACTAGCGGTAAAATCGAAAAGAAAAATGTTTGGCAAAGTCGGATTACTACTAACCTATAGTGCCTTTACTTTACAATTAGTTTATTTTATTTTAAGGTGGATTGCTGTAGATCATGCACCAGTAAGTAATATGTATGAGTTTATGACGTTTTTTGGCATCATGCTTACAGGAAGCTATTTAATTATTCATTTGCTGTATAAACAAATCGTAGTGGGCTTGTTTACTATTCCAGTTTCCTTAATTATTCTTGGATATGGAAGCGTTTTCACAAAGGAAGTTTCACCGCTTGTACCATCTTTACAAAGTCATTGGCTAACAATTCATGTGATGACCGTGGCCTTTTCAAGTGCCATCTTATCGATTTCGTTTGCAACAGGAATTATCTATTTATTAAGAACATTAGACGTTACAAAGAAATCAATTAGTACCTTTGCTTTAGAATTTGTTATGTATTGTCTTATTGTTGTAATAGGCTTTATTGGTGTGTCTACATACTTCAATCTCACATCAGATACTGTGAAGGTTCATTTTGAAAATTCACAAGGAAAAGAAGAAACAGCCGATTATACAATGATGCCACTTATTGTCAATGATGCTGCTTTAACCACTGATGGAGAACAAATAGGTGTTTTACAGATTACAAACAAGGTTGATGCGAAGAAATTAAACTCTATTGTATGGGCATTTCTAGTGGGAACGATACTATATGTGGTACTTACACTAATTGCAAGAAGGCCATTAATCGTTTTATTAAAGCCATTAACAAATCGCGTACAACCAGCTTTAATGGACGAAATTACATATCGGGCTGTGGTCATAGGCTTTCCATTGTTTGCTCTAGGAGGACTATTATTTGCTATGATTTGGGCACAAATTGCTTGGAGCAGATACTGGGGCTGGGACCCTAAAGAAGTATGGGCGCTCATCACATTTTTATTTTATGCTGCCTTCCTTCATTTTCGACTATCAAAGGGGTGGGAGGGTGAAAAAACAGCTTGGTTAGCAATTATTGGCTTTGGCATTATCGTCTTTAATCAAGTATTTGTAAATCTAGTGATCGCTGGTCTACATTCGTATGCATAAGGAGCTGAGAAATGAGTTATTTTCTTAAGCTAAATCTAGTGAGTATCTATTATGGACTAATGTTCGTTATTTCGATTGAATTACAGGTGAATTATTATCGAATGTTAAGACTAACTGGATGGAAAGGGCAGCAGATTGATATTTTTTTATTTCTGGTTCACGCAATCGGTTGGATAGCAGGGAGTATTATTCTGTATAAACTAACAGCTAAATGGCTTGCTCGTCGCCGATTAGTGTATGTAACAACTATTCTTTGGCTACCATATTCAATCATCTTTACCTTTCTATTTGCAAGTATTTTTCCAATCACCAATCAAGGCGATTCACCAGCACCTGTGCAAGGATTAATCCTTTTTGCAATGATCTTTTCATTTCCGTTTTATATTGCTATTTTAAATTTCCTGTGTCGTTTTTTAAGTGCTGATAATGCACAGAGGTTATAACATTAAAAAAGAGACATCCAAACCAAGGATGTCTCTTGAATATTTGCATTTAAATGCTAAAGCTTACATTAAATCTTTACAACATTAGTTGCTTGTGGTCCACGGTTTCCTTCTTCTACGCCGAATTCCACTTTTTGACCTTCTTCTAAAGTTTTAAAGCCATCCGATTGAATAGCAGAAAAATGTACAAATACATCATTTCCGCCTTCAACTGCGATAAAGCCAAACCCTTTTTCTGCGTTAAACCATTTTACTGTACCTTGTGTCATGTGAACACCCTCCCAAAAAAATTCAACAATCATATTCCTTCCATCGCTTGCAAAGAATCACGTATTAAAAAGTTCGTATTATCCTTTTGAATACGTGATTTTAATGGCATTAAAGAAGTAATGTAATTATTATTTTCATTATATAACAGTTTTATACATTTATCCAGTATATTCCGTTTTTAGTAAGAAAAAATTTACATTTGTAGAAAATAGATAAAATTTTATATTTACTCTCGCTAGTCAATCCACGCTTTCTCTTTTGCTACAATTACTGCCTCCGCTCTTGATTCTACATTCAGCTTAACAAATAATTTAGATAAATAGTTTTCAACTGTTCTCTGTGTTACGCCAATGGCAGAAGCAATGGCTTTATTCGTACAGCCCTGTGCGACAAGCTGTAAAATTTCTTGTTCTTTGTCACTCAGTAAAACTTCCTGATGTCTATTTGGCATATTCATGCGCTGCTGAACGAAATCCAAAAAATCTGCTGATAGTAGAATTTCACCTCTTAACGCAGCTAGAATAGTTTGTATCACTTGCTCTTTAGTGGCTAACTTTGAGAGTAGACCGTCAATTTTTTTCTCTACCAGTAATTCGTAATAATCGGAAAGCTCGTATCCTGTATACAGTA
This genomic stretch from Lysinibacillus pakistanensis harbors:
- the ccsB gene encoding c-type cytochrome biogenesis protein CcsB, with amino-acid sequence MSTETLLNLSSNSLFIAFILLLIAILPIGLAVKSKRKMFGKVGLLLTYSAFTLQLVYFILRWIAVDHAPVSNMYEFMTFFGIMLTGSYLIIHLLYKQIVVGLFTIPVSLIILGYGSVFTKEVSPLVPSLQSHWLTIHVMTVAFSSAILSISFATGIIYLLRTLDVTKKSISTFALEFVMYCLIVVIGFIGVSTYFNLTSDTVKVHFENSQGKEETADYTMMPLIVNDAALTTDGEQIGVLQITNKVDAKKLNSIVWAFLVGTILYVVLTLIARRPLIVLLKPLTNRVQPALMDEITYRAVVIGFPLFALGGLLFAMIWAQIAWSRYWGWDPKEVWALITFLFYAAFLHFRLSKGWEGEKTAWLAIIGFGIIVFNQVFVNLVIAGLHSYA
- a CDS encoding SMI1/KNR4 family protein, producing MRFHTPYFNGLMTFLPEEEQNQLQQAKGATDSQIQALLGLFPSCPESLIKLLQDINGTYFCKHGEATICVLVLGSDLGEYPYYLKSIEQMIKDNQVVNSESIYERYQDFLEYVEVDDRIQMHIPLNKHLCFADCMNNGGTSSLYIDFYPNDGGQVGQVVRYVHDPDSYEVIAPSFDDYLQQLIDGGFEFTAIYEEE
- a CDS encoding class I SAM-dependent methyltransferase, whose translation is MKQNIYDNPEFFHHYQALRQTPYNYNNLLEQPAIKSLLPNLQNLQMLDIGCGMGEFAYYCIENQAKHVTAIDVSRNMLAIARREYAHPKIDYRLYAIEDYHVAPESFDCITSSLSLHYIENFDAVISKIASILRSNGIFIFSIEHPIATARKTMVDNWIYDANGNRNHYAIDNYQDEGLREQTWFVDGVVKYHRCISTIINSLIAHGFTIEKLLEPLPDLEAVEKLPSLEKELRRPSFLVIRAKK
- a CDS encoding GNAT family N-acetyltransferase, whose product is MSLVMNARIEQLDEICAIDQEIIGDFSRSEQIRIAIQENRCIIKQNEHGIAGFLIFTNDFFEHSFISLVIVKPSERRRGVAASLIEAYVEIAITPKIFSSTNQSNTAMHQVFEKTGFIKSGIIENLDEGDPEIIYVKLST
- a CDS encoding GNAT family N-acetyltransferase, with the protein product MRLKFYETCDDHLIERYTITPEQLRFTKSPKESIELAKQDKNRHAILVLAEDKLVTFFILHEKDGVKPYSTNKAALLIRSFSTDYHEQGKGYAKAALQLLPDFVQEHFPHINELVLGVNVPNISAQALYTKCGFVDEGRQVLGFNDELIVMSYDIER
- a CDS encoding response regulator transcription factor, with amino-acid sequence MINILIVDDHPVVLDGTKTLLQDLTDVNIDTEQNCEAVLARMDAQAFQLFLIDINMKPINGIQLSEMIKKKHPEAIILLYTGYELSDYYELLVEKKIDGLLSKLATKEQVIQTILAALRGEILLSADFLDFVQQRMNMPNRHQEVLLSDKEQEILQLVAQGCTNKAIASAIGVTQRTVENYLSKLFVKLNVESRAEAVIVAKEKAWID
- a CDS encoding cold-shock protein, with translation MTQGTVKWFNAEKGFGFIAVEGGNDVFVHFSAIQSDGFKTLEEGQKVEFGVEEGNRGPQATNVVKI